From one Culex quinquefasciatus strain JHB chromosome 3, VPISU_Cqui_1.0_pri_paternal, whole genome shotgun sequence genomic stretch:
- the LOC119769186 gene encoding uncharacterized protein LOC119769186, which yields MWRSFLGFVVPGENVELKTESESEPEDRKPVVEQLPLTPKQRYAEKKREMADEEVKALLNRRGHVKGKLTRIKTALAQPVISAAQFEVYKANIEKYYGEYDDLNNKILDSKLTEEQASENDARYLEYEHLYDEVLVKLRELTAPLERNQSVVRAGQAGQQIIVQQQPLSVPLPTFDGQYENWPKFKAIFTDLMQKSLDSDAIKLYHLEKSLVDAASGSIDAQTIKDNNYQLAWETLEERYENQRLIIDLHISGILQLKQMTKKSSKELRNLIEECARHVENLRFHKQELLGVSELIVIHMLSSALDGETRELWEASIQRKQLPKYQETMDFLKKRCDILERCESAASATSAVELVLPETSSKPTTRIASAAMTSNDVECELCGGSHANFRCGSFRGMSVAERWAKIRDERMCFNCLRKGHRVESCPS from the coding sequence ATGTGGCGTAGTTTTTTGGGATTCGTGGTCCCGGGAGAAAACGTCGAGCTGAAAACCGAATCGGAATCCGAACCAGAAGATCGCAAGCCCGTGGTCGAACAACTTCCACTCACTCCGAAGCAACGGTACGCGGAGAAAAAGCGGGAAATGGCGGACGAAGAGGTAAAAGCGTTGCTGAACCGGCGAGGGCACGTTAAGGGTAAGCTAACCCGGATCAAGACTGCCCTAGCCCAGCCAGTGATATCGGCAGCGCAGTTCGAGGTCTACAAGGCTAACATCGAGAAGTACTACGGTGAGTACGACGACCTGAACAATAAGATTTTGGATTCCAAACTGACGGAGGAACAGGCGAGCGAGAATGATGCTCGGTATTTGGAGTACGAGCATCTGTACGACGAGGTGTTGGTGAAGCTCAGGGAGCTCACGGCACCACTGGAACGCAACCAGTCGGTTGTCCGCGCTGGACAAGCCGGCCAGCAGATCATCGTTCAACAGCAGCCACTGAGTGTACCCCTGCCGACGTTTGACGGGCAGTACGAGAACTGGCCCAAGTTTAAAGCGATTTTCACCGATCTGATGCAGAAATCGTTAGACTCGGACGCCATAAAGCTGTACCACCTGGAGAAGTCGCTCGTTGATGCGGCTTCAGGGAGCATCGATGCCCAAACGATAAAGGACAACAACTACCAGCTTGCGTGGGAGACTCTTGAGGAGCGCTACGAAAATCAACGGCTGATCATTGACCTCCACATCAGCGGAATTCTGCAGCTGAAGCAGATGACGAAGAAGTCGTCGAAAGAACTGCGGAACCTGATTGAGGAGTGCGCCAGACACGTGGAGAACTTGCGGTTCCACAAGCAGGAACTGCTTGGTGTCTCGGAGCTGATCGTGATCCACATGCTGTCCTCTGCCCTGGACGGAGAAACGCGAGAGTTGTGGGAGGCTTCCATTCAGCGAAAGCAGCTCCCTAAGTATCAGGAGACCATGGACTTCCTGAAGAAGCGGTGCGACATACTGGAACGGTGTGAGTCTGCCGCTTCCGCAACGTCTGCTGTCGAGCTGGTTCTTCCAGAGACGTCATCGAAACCAACGACGAGGATCGCCTCGGCAGCCATGACTTCCAACGACGTGGAATGTGAGCTGTGTGGTGGATCGCACGCCAACTTTAGATGTGGCTCGTTCCGTGGCATGAGTGTCGCGGAGAGATGGGCCAAGATCCGTGACGAGCGGATGTGCTTCAACTGCCTGCGCAAGGGTCATCGAGTGGAAAGCTGTCCATCATAG